In Musa acuminata AAA Group cultivar baxijiao chromosome BXJ3-9, Cavendish_Baxijiao_AAA, whole genome shotgun sequence, a single genomic region encodes these proteins:
- the LOC135650082 gene encoding probable arabinose 5-phosphate isomerase codes for MGSLPPPMPDLPGSAGKIDTGELGLLFQAQRRNLEHFFDHLDLAQAAHFAQTLLDAPGAIFFSGVGKSGIVAHKLAQTLASLGFARASFLNPVDALHGDLGAVFPGDLLVLISKSGASEELLTLVPCARSKGARLLSLTSAADGSGNPLSALCDVNVHLPLQRELCPFGLAPVTSAAIQMVFGDTVVAALMAARRLTKEQYAANHPAGKIGKSLIFKVKDVMKKNTEIPLCKEGDMIMDQLTELTSKGCGCLLVVDEEFHLIGTFTDGDLRRTLKANGADIFNLTVGEMCNRNPRTISPDAMAVEAMQKMESPPSAVQFLPVVDDCNIVIGIITLHGLVSAGL; via the exons ATGGGATCTTTGCCGCCCCCAATGCCGGACCTCCCGGGATCCGCCGGGAAGATTGATACCGGCGAGCTCGGCCTCCTGTTCCAGGCGCAGCGCCGCAATCTGGAGCACTTCTTCGACCACCTCGACCTCGCCCAGGCGGCGCACTTCGCCCAGACCCTCCTTGACGCCCCCGGCGCCATATTCTTTTCCGGCGTCGGCAAGTCCGGCATCGTCGCCCACAAGCTCGCCCAGACCCTCGCCTCCCTCGGCTTCGCTCGCGCCTCCTTCCTCAACCCCGTCGACGCCCTCCACGGCGACCTCGGCGCAGTTTTCCCGGGCGACCTCCTGGTCCTGATCTCCAAGTCCGGCGCCTCCGAGGAGCTCCTCACCCTCGTCCCTTGCGCCCGGTCCAAGGGGGCGCGCCTCCTTTCGCTCACCTCTGCGGCCGATGGCTCCGGCAACCCCCTCTCCGCCCTCTGCGACGTCAATGTGCACCTCCCCCTCCAGCGCGAGCTCTGCCCCTTCGGTCTCGCACCGGTCACCTCGGCGGCGATCCAGATGGTGTTCGGGGACACCGTCGTCGCTGCCCTCATGGCCGCGCGTCGGCTCACCAAAGAGCAGTACGCGGCCAACCACCCCGCCGGAAAGATTGGGAAAAGCCTCATCTTTAAG GTGAAGGATGTAATGAAGAAGAATACTGAGATTCCTTTGTGCAAGGAAGGAGACATGATAATGGATCAGTTGACAGAGTTGACAAGCAAAGGGTGTGGATGTCTGCTCGTCGTCGATGAGGAGTTTCATCTAATTGGAACCTTTACGGATGGTGACCTCCGGCGCACGCTCAAGGCCAATGGTGCCGACATCTTCAATCTCACAGTTGGTGAGATGTGCAACAG AAATCCAAGAACAATCAGCCCGGACGCCATGGCAGTCGAGGCAATGCAGAAGATGGAATCACCCCCTTCTGCTGTGCAGTTCTTACCTGTCGTTGATGACTGCAACATCGTGATTGGTATCATCACCTTGCATGGACTGGTTTCAGCAGGCTTGTGA
- the LOC135650120 gene encoding probable beta-1,4-xylosyltransferase IRX14, whose translation MKLSLLQNQTNRRGGGHRPPEVGGGAGQTDGILRSPSAVFWIVLHGLCCVISLVLGFRFSRLVFFLLFSSPSSTFTTSSTSTVFTSAPIIHAATTTTTMTTTTTTTTTTRTQTLAVSLPTTPPPPATSAEASVAAANTTQSRVVVGRHGIHIRQWPYPDPTEVMQAHWIIERVQREQRLQYGVRTPRRLIVVTPTYVRTFQALHLTSLLHTLLLVPYPLTWLVIEAAPAGDSSNETTTLLARSGLPFLHISFSDPMPDNWADRRLTEARMRLRALRVVRERRMDGVVVFADDSNVHSMELFDEAQKVKWVGAVSIGILAHSGRSGAGEEDKSPVPIQGPACNSSGDLVGWHIYNPLPHTGATFVGAAKTMLRAKMEWAGFVLNSRLLWREAEGKPEWVRDLDAVGKVGEQIENPLVLLKDASFIEPLGNCGKKVLLWWLRIEARHDSKFPPGWDIDPAVEATIAAKRTTWIDSPPELPSQMMVSNQESHTSRKSMPSWSKHATHDEEKHDSSVERGQN comes from the exons ATGAAGCTGTCTTTGCTCCAGAACCAGACCAACCGCCGGGGCGGTGGTCACAGGCCGCCGGAGGTCGGTGGTGGTGCCGGACAGACCGACGGCATACTCCGCTCGCCCTCCGCCGTGTTCTGGATCGTCCTCCATGGCCTCTGCTGCGTCATCAGCCTCGTCCTCGGTTTCCGCTTCTCTCGtcttgtcttcttcctcctcttctcctccccaTCTTCCACCTTCACCACCTCCTCCACCTCCACCGTCTTCACCTCCGCCCCCATCATCcacgccgccaccaccaccaccaccatgaccaccaccaccactacgaCCACCACCACCCGCACTCAGACCCTGGCCGTCTCCCTCCCCACCACGCCCCCTCCCCCGGCGACGTCGGCTGAGGCGTCTGTTGCGGCGGCCAACACGACGCAGAGTCGCGTGGTGGTGGGCCGGCATGGGATCCACATCCGGCAGTGGCCGTACCCGGACCCGACGGAGGTGATGCAGGCGCACTGGATCATCGAGCGAGTGCAGCGGGAGCAACGGCTGCAGTACGGCGTGCGGACACCTCGCCGGCTCATCGTCGTGACCCCGACCTACGTCCGCACCTTCCAGGCGCTCCACCTCACCAGCCTCCTCCACACCCTCCTGCTTGTCCCCTACCCCCTCACCTGGCTCGTCATCGAGGCCGCACCAGCCGGCGATTCCTCGAACGAGACCACCACCCTCCTCGCCCGCTCTGGCCTCCCCTTCCTTCACATCTCCTTCTCGGATCCCATGCCCGACAACTGGGCCGACCGCCGCCTCACCGAAGCCCGTATGCGCCTCCGCGCCCTCAG AGTGGTGAGGGAGAGGAGAATGGACGGGGTCGTGGTTTTCGCCGACGACAGCAATGTGCACAGCATGGAGCTGTTCGACGAGgcgcagaaggtgaagtgggtggGCGCCGTCTCCATCGGAATCCTCGCCCACTCCGGGCGATCCGGGGCGGGCGAGGAGGACAAATCCCCCGTGCCCATCCAAGGCCCGGCTTGCAACTCCTCTGGCGACTTGGTCGGGTGGCACATCTACAACCCTCTTCCGCACACTGGCGCCACGTTCGTTGGTGCGGCCAAAACCATGCTGCGGGCGAAGATGGAGTGGGCCGGGTTCGTGCTGAACTCGAGATTACTGTGGAGGGAGGCCGAGGGAAAGCCCGAGTGGGTTCGGGATCTCGATGCCGTCGGCAAGGTTGGAGAGCAGATTGAGAATCCACTGGTTCTGTTGAAGGATGCCTCCTTCATCGAGCCTCTGGGGAATTGCGGTAAGAAGGTTCTTCTTTGGTGGCTCCGCATCGAAGCCCGCCATGACAGCAAATTCCCACCAGG ATGGGATATAGATCCTGCTGTCGAGGCAACTATTGCTGCAAAGCGCACTACATGGATCGATTCGCCACCTGAGCTTCCATCCCAAATGATGGTTAGCAATCAAGAATCACACACTTCAAGAAAGAGTATGCCATCATGGAGTAAGCACGCCACTCATGACGAAGAGAAGCATGATTCGTCGGTAGAAAGAGGCCAAAACTGA
- the LOC135650122 gene encoding uncharacterized protein At4g06744-like, with amino-acid sequence MGFGRSFRFVRLVFLSVLLVPTLSSSSGSDREALEIGIGIGVGGGAAPSTPQPECPPPPPRQPQPSDFENILQYRAYFVIQRFKQTVTCDPKNKTGSWTGFRICNNDGRGYQGFYCETPPGLSNMRTIASVDFNGFTLSAPTVCGFVDQLPDLALFHANSNSFGGTVPALASLPFFYELDLSNNRLSGGFPASVLPLVDLAFLDLRYNGYAGPVPPAVFLIRTDVLFLNNNGFTQNIPANLGSTTAAYLTLANNDFTGPIPSSIGKACDTLIEVLFLGNRLSGCLPYETGLLKRATVFDAGSNQITGPIPLSFGCLQKVEQLNLAGNLLYGEVPDVVCQLAKYGHLANLSLSDNYFTSVAPSCAGLIQQKVLDVRKNCIPGLPNQRPPEACAWFLNRPKITCPNAQYIPCHLPWAGRDALDSAASSAPAVDGARDKSPASGYTTYKALRHHDEP; translated from the coding sequence ATGGGTTTTGGACGCAGCTTCCGGTTCGTGCGATTGGTATTCCTGTCTGTACTGCTCGTTCCCACCCTAAGCAGCAGCAGTGGCAGCGACAGAGAAGCCCTCGAGATCGGCATCGGCATCGGTGTCGGTGGTGGCGCTGCACCTTCGACACCTCAGCCCGagtgccctcctcctcctccacggcAGCCGCAGCCGAGTGACTTCGAGAACATCCTGCAGTACCGCGCGTACTTCGTCATCCAGCGCTTCAAGCAGACCGTCACCTGCGACCCCAAGAACAAGACCGGCTCCTGGACGGGGttccgcatctgcaacaacgacgGCCGCGGCTACCAAGGCTTCTACTGCGAGACCCCGCCGGGGCTTAGCAACATGCGCACCATCGCCTCCGTTGACTTCAACGGATTCACCCTCTCCGCCCCTACCGTCTGCGGCTTCGTCGACCAGCTTCCCGACCTTGCGCTCTTCCACGCCAACTCCAACAGCTTCGGCGGTACCGTCCCCGCCCTCGCCAGCCTCCCCTTCTTCTACGAGCTCGACCTTAGCAACAACCGCCTCTCCGGCGGCTTCCCCGCCAGCGTGCTCCCACTCGTCGACCTCGCCTTCCTCGACCTCCGCTACAACGGCTACGCCGGCCCCGTCCCACCCGCCGTCTTCCTCATCCGCACCGACGTGCTCTTCCTCAACAACAACGGGTTCACCCAGAACATCCCGGCCAACCTCGGCAGCACCACCGCCGCCTACCTCACCCTCGCCAACAACGACTTCACCGGCCCCATCCCCAGCTCCATCGGCAAGGCCTGCGACACCCTGATCGAGGTCCTGTTCCTCGGCAACCGGCTCTCCGGCTGCCTCCCCTACGAAACAGGGCTGCTGAAGAGGGCCACGGTGTTCGACGCCGGGTCCAACCAGATCACCGGCCCCATCCCCCTCTCCTTCGGGTGCTTGCAGAAGGTGGAACAGCTCAACCTGGCGGGGAATCTGCTCTACGGGGAGGTGCCGGACGTGGTGTGCCAACTGGCTAAGTACGGCCACCTGGCGAACCTCTCGCTCTCCGACAACTACTTCACGTCGGTGGCGCCCAGCTGCGCCGGCTTGATCCAGCAGAAGGTGTTGGACGTGAGAAAGAACTGCATTCCTGGGCTGCCCAACCAGCGCCCGCCGGAGGCGTGCGCCTGGTTCCTGAACCGCCCCAAGATCACCTGCCCCAACGCGCAGTACATTCCATGCCACCTGCCGTGGGCGGGCAGGGACGCGCTGGATTCCGCCGCATCGTCGGCCCCGGCAGTGGACGGGGCCAGGGATAAAAGCCCGGCATCTGGATACACCACCTACAAGGCCCTGCGCCACCATGACGAGCCATGA
- the LOC135648738 gene encoding disease resistance protein RGA2-like has translation MAVAIITRVLNLVDSLEAFIRGSNALPPCIPGLREDIAELQRTLTSIRSAVHGAEEKQATDESAKRWLAQLRASAYDAEDVMEEFNYQLRSTVDAANPPLSAPPVADVAPLVLIALAVGLKGLRERFQEISRVREVVQAGEEGGAKRADTRCWRPTGGLMDGESLVFGRDKDKEEILKQLPPPSTDGESNAAKLTVLPIVGMAGLGKTTLAQLIYNDDQMKHFEVRMWIHVSQDFDVIKLTRAMVECATGEPCLLSELHLLQSELEEKVAGKCFFLVLDDVWDDSGSHWENLRIPLLSAHKESKVLLTTRSHSVAKSMGTKPSYNLEPLKDDDCWSLFCEKAFHGQTQDKCLVKIGKKIVQKCKGLPLTLKVLGLLLRGEEHEDRWSEILESNMWDLSGCQDSIVPILMLSYLQLPTPIKQCFTYCSIFGKGHQFLRQKTVRMWVAQDFIETDGRRKVEDVGCEYFDVLLSRSFFQHSKEDGYFVMHDLVHDLAVSISEGECFRMDVLPGKECSGMEVDRELNFPRGVRHSSLTFCSTSTEADFRPLFAAKSLRTLFLNYTSGTLIKPLMHHRHANVLNDLFIKLKYLRVLFLDCTFSPRLPDSVGNLKFLRYLGVLSVNLKSFPQSICALENLQTLEWDSVEKIMLPQGTSNLINLRCLDGPYCAAFPEGIGRLTKLQQLPEFHVPNRHDYAGMEELKDLADLQGELKILNLENVTYLEDAMEANLKGKPDLTTLDLRWSKDSGYRNNASAVLQCLQPHTNIQEVRIHEYKHDHLSEWLCHPSYCKLVTIRLQSCMLSALPSFGQLLSLKHLSLEYIRGLKYIGPAFFCGGFPSLKILQLNRIEHLVEWSGAEQGHLPQLNELVVVNCQFLERLPLNNLTALQILWISYCSKLQTLYYESSPHFIGIQQHGSIKHLQIVGCPKLKFLPEYQIPASLRFLEVSRSSLLINWCHKNLGKLLHVQKIRGLDSMEVILNDIFTVEEARNACLNRQCIYMLHLEWEPSLDSTGCTYDEANEVLECLQPNATLNRLAIRGYNGSSFAGWLSSPSFSNLVNIRLESCPECMVLPALGQLQYLMELYLERLHGIKSIGLEFYGNDTTKGFPSLRRLELMSMAGLEVWQGASDGEFPTLRQLIVRDCIKLRGLPCLSPSVQEIKVENCPELILDLSSNLSSLLNLHVSNISVMKELRKLSYLSVLVVEKCMSDTLAELPTLRDLVVSGCNERMLLDSLPGLTALTTLKISCLTNLESLPLHNFRILEELVISECPKLISIECFSTFSYEPYYVDGLLSLSFLKHMTITACPELYFSASEQLPPTLQSIRISGCRLLRIWYQRYSSRFDVSGIVFDD, from the exons atggcCGTCGCGATCATCACCCGTGTCCTGAATCTGGTGGACTCCCTTGAAGCCTTCATCCGGGGATCGAACGCCTTGCCGCCGTGCATCCCCGGGCTGCGGGAAGACATCGCCGAACTGCAGCGGACCTTGACGAGCATCAGATCCGCCGTGCACGGTGCGGAGGAGAAGCAGGCCACCGACGAGTCGGCCAAGCGCTGGCTCGCCCAGCTCAGGGCCTCGGCCTACGACGCCGAGGACGTGATGGAGGAGTTCAATTACCAGCTCCGGAGCACGGTTGATGCTGCCAACCCACCTCTTTCGGCCCCTCCTGTCGCCGACGTGGCTCCTTTGGTACTCATCGCCCTGGCTGTGGGGTTGAAGGGACTAAGGGAGAGATTTCAGGAGATATCGAGGGTAAGGGAAGTCGTTCAAGCGGGTGAGGAAGGTGGAGCGAAGCGTGCCGATACCCGATGTTGGCGGCCGACTGGCGGCCTCATGGATGGCGAATCCCTTGTGTTTGGCAGGGATAAAGATAAGGAGGAGATATTGAAGCAGCTGCCGCCGCCGTCGACTGATGGGGAGTCGAATGCCGCGAAGTTGACCGTGCTCCCCATCGTTGGGATGGCAGGACTAGGGAAGACAACCCTTGCACAACTGATCTACAACGATGATCAAATGAAGCATTTTGAGGTGAGAATGTGGATCCATGTCTCCCAAGACTTCGATGTGATCAAGCTGACAAGGGCAATGGTGGAATGCGCGACAGGAGAACCTTGCCTTCTCTCGGAGCTGCATCTGCTCCAATCCGAACTGGAGGAGAAAGTAGCAGGGAAGTGCTTCTTTCTGGTGTTGGATGATGTATGGGACGACAGCGGAAGCCACTGGGAGAACCTGCGAATCCCTTTGCTTTCGGCACACAAAGAAAGTAAAGTTCTACTGACCACCAGGAGTCACAGTGTTGCAAAGTCCATGGGCACAAAGCCTTCCTACAATCTGGAGCCTCTTAAGGATGATGACTGCTGGTCATTGTTCTGCGAAAAAGCATTCCATGGCCAAACACAAGATAAATGCCTGGTAAAAATCGGCAAGAAAATTGTCCAAAAGTGCAAAGGTTTGCCTCTTACCTTGAAAGTGCTTGGATTGCTTTTACGGGGTGAAGAACATGAGGATAGATGGTCTGAGATCTTAGAGAGTAATATGTGGGATCTTAGTGGATGCCAAGACAGCATCGTACCCATCCTCATGCTGAGCTACCTACAATTGCCGACACCAATAAAGCAATGTTTTACTTATTGCTCGATATTTGGAAAAGGGCACCAGTTTTTGAGGCAGAAGACTGTCCGAATGTGGGTTGCACAAGATTTCATTGAGACTGATGGAAGAAGAAAGGTAGAGGATGTCGGTTGTGAATATTTTGATGTTCTGCTCTCACGATCTTTCTTCCAGCACAGCAAAGAAGATGGATACTTTGTCATGCATGACCTTGTTCATGATCTTGCTGTATCTATTTCCGAAGGCGAGTGTTTCAGGATGGATGTGCTTCCTGGTAAAGAATGTAGTGGGATGGAGGTAGACAGGGAACTCAATTTCCCTAGAGGTGTTCGGCATTCTTCATTGACCTTTTGTTCTACTTCCACTGAAGCAGACTTTCGACCCCTTTTTGCAGCCAAATCATTGCGGACATTGTTCTTGAACTATACTTCAGGGACTTTGATCAAGCCTTTAATGCATCACCGACATGCTAATGTCCTGAATGATTTGTTCATAAAGTTGAAATATCTACGAGTTCTATTTTTGGATTGTACATTTTCTCCTAGGTTACCTGATTCTGTTGGCAACTTAAAATTTCTCCGCTATCTTGGTGTTTTGAGTGTGAATTTGAAAAGCTTTCCACAGTCAATATGTGCCCTCGAGAACCTCCAGACGTTAGAATGGGATAGTGTAGAGAAAATCATGCTTCCTCAAGGCACATCAAACTTGATTAACCTAAGATGTCTTGATGGTCCATATTGTGCAGCATTTCCAGAGGGAATCGGAAGATTAACGAAACTTCAACAGTTGCCAGAATTTCATGTGCCCAACAGACATGATTATGCAGGGATGGAAGAACTCAAAGATCTAGCAGATCTCCAAGGAGAACTTAAGATACTGAATTTGGAAAATGTTACTTATCTGGAAGATGCAATGGAGGCTAATTTGAAAGGCAAACCAGATCTAACCACTCTGGACCTGCGATGGAGTAAGGATAGTGGATATCGGAATAATGCTTCTGCGGTCCTTCAGTGTCTCCAGCCCCACACTAATATACAAGAAGTCAGGATACATGAATACAAGCATGATCACCTATCAGAATGGCTCTGTCATCCTTCATACTGCAAATTAGTCACCATTAGACTCCAGAGTTGTATGCTTTCGGCTTTGCCATCATTTGGACAACTCTTATCCCTCAAGCATCTCTCTTTGGAATACATTAGAGGACTGAAGTATATTGGCCCTGCATTTTTTTGTGGCGGATTTCCATCACTTAAGATACTTCAACTGAATAGGATTGAACATTTGGTAGAATGGTCTGGGGCTGAACAAGGTCACCTCCCCCAACTTAATGAACTTGTAGTTGTAAATTGTCAGTTTCTGGAGCGCCTTCCACTGAACAACTTGACTGCTTTACAAATACTTTGGATCTCATATTGTTCAAAACTCCAAACATTATATTATGAGAGCTCTCCCCATTTCATTGGCATACAACAACATGGATCCATTAAGCATCTTCAGATTGTTGGATGTCCCAAGCTCAAGTTCTTACCAGAGTATCAAATTCCAGCAAGCCTTCGATTCCTTGAGGTGAGCAGGTCTTCCTTGCTGATAAATTGGTGCCACAAAAATCTCGGCAAGTTGCTGCATGTCCAAAAAATACGAG GATTGGACTCAATGGAAGTAATACTAAATGATATTTTTACTGTTGAAGAGGCAAGAAATGCTTGTTTGAACAGACAATGCATATACATGTTGCATTTGGAATGGGAACCTTCTCTGGATTCCACAGGTTGTACATATGATGAGGCTAATGAAGTGCTTGAGTGCCTTCAGCCAAATGCCACCCTGAACAGACTTGCTATAAGAGGTTACAATGGTTCGAGTTTTGCTGGTTGGCTTTCCAGTCCTTCCTTCTCCAATCTAGTAAACATAAGACTAGAGTCCTGCCCTGAATGCATGGTTCTCCCTGCTCTAGGCCAACTGCAATACCTCATGGAACTATACCTAGAGAGATTGCATGGAATAAAATCTATTGGCCTTGAGTTTTATGGGAATGACACAACGAAGGGTTTTCCGTCGCTGAGAAGGCTTGAACTGATGAGCATGGCTGGTCTGGAGGTATGGCAGGGAGCATCAGATGGTGAATTTCCTACCCTTCGACAGCTTATAGTAAGAGATTGTATCAAGCTGAGGGGCTTGCCATGTCTCTCACCTTCCGTTCAGGAAATAAAAGTTGAAAATTGTCCTGAGCTGATTTTGGACCTATCATCCAACCTGAGCTCACTACTCAATTTGCATGTTTCCAACATTTCAGTGATGAAGGAATTGCGCAAACTCTCTTACCTCTCAGTGCTTGTTGTCGAGAAATGCATGAGCGATACTCTTGCCGAGCTTCCAACCCTCCGTGACCTGGTGGTGAGTGGATGCAATGAGAGGATGTTGCTTGATTCATTACCAGGTCTAACTGCTCTCACCACCTTAAAGATTTCATGCCTCACAAACTTGGAATCCCTACCATTGCATAATTTTAGAATACTTGAAGAACTTGTTATTTCAGAGTGCCCAAAGCTCATCTCTATTGAATGTTTCTCGACCTTTTCTTATGAGCCCTATTATGTAGATGGTCTACTGTCACTTTCATTTTTGAAACACATGACTATTACTGCTTGCCCTGAACTCTACTTCTCTGCAAGTGAACAGCTGCCACCCACACTTCAATCTATTAGGATCTCTGGCTGCCGCTTGCTGAGAATATGGTACCAAAGATATTCAAGCAGGTTCGATGTAAGTGGCATCGTTTTTGATGATTAG
- the LOC135650121 gene encoding F-box protein At1g47056-like — MATAETGGDRPCDHTLDLPDDCLIVVFNFLGTGDRNRCSLVCRRWLVVEARSRRRLSLDARAPLLEAAPGLLARFDAVSSLALRCDRRSESIGDDALDLIGRCCSALARFKLRACRRVTDLGVFALAGHCPALRRFSCASCSFGPAGIEAILRGCPFLEDLSVKRLRGLANAEPEALGLPASSSALRSICLKELYNAQLFTPLIASSPNLRTLKIIRCSGEWDLLLVEIAGRVPQIAEVHLEKLQVSDRGLLALSSCLALEVLHLVKTPECTDAGVAAVAERCRLLRKIHIDGWRMNRIGDYGLMAIARGCPELQELVLIGISPTGASMDHIASSCRGLERLALCGCETIGDAEIACIAAKCTALKKLCIKGCPVSDRGLEALAEGSPSLIKVKLKRCRGVTLEGVEWLMAARGGPLAVSLDAVELQEPHVSMCETGIQESGIEELSALTDDIATLDLPSSSNDQPTLSKSRVRSFLASAVRKWSSGGGNSH, encoded by the coding sequence ATGGCTACGGCCGAAACGGGTGGCGATCGTCCGTGCGACCACACCCTGGACCTCCCCGATGACTGCCTGATCGTTGTATTCAACTTCCTCGGCACCGGCGACCGCAACCGCTGCTCCCTCGTTTGCCGCCGTTGGCTCGTCGTCGAGGCTCGCAGCCGCCGCCGTCTCTCCCTAGACGCCCGGGCGCCCCTCCTGGAGGCCGCCCCCGGTCTCTTGGCTCGCTTCGACGCCGTCTCCAGCCTCGCCCTCCGCTGCGACCGCCGCTCTGAGAGCATCGGGGACGACGCCCTCGACCTCATCGGCCGCTGCTGCTCTGCCCTCGCCCGCTTCAAGCTCCGTGCCTGCCGTCGCGTCACCGATCTCGGCGTATTCGCTCTCGCTGGCCACTGCCCGGCCCTCCGCCGCTTCTCCTGCGCCTCCTGCTCCTTCGGCCCCGCCGGCATCGAAGCCATCCTCCGCGGCTGCCCCTTCCTCGAGGACCTCTCCGTTAAGCGCCTGCGCGGCCTCGCCAACGCCGAACCTGAGGCCCTCGGTCTCCcggcctcctcctccgccctccGCTCCATCTGCCTCAAGGAGCTCTACAACGCCCAGCTCTTCACCCCGCTCATCGCTAGCTCCCCCAATCTCAGAACCCTCAAGATCATCCGCTGCTCCGGCGAATGGGACCTCCTCCTCGTGGAGATCGCTGGACGGGTTCCCCAGATTGCCGAGGTCCACCTCGAGAAGCTCCAGGTCAGCGACCGCGGCCTCCTTGCCCTCTCCTCCTGCCTGGCTCTCGAAGTGCTCCACCTCGTCAAGACCCCCGAATGCACCGACGCCGGGGTTGCCGCTGTCGCTGAAAGATGTCGCCTCCTCCGTAAGATCCACATCGACGGGTGGAGGATGAACCGGATCGGCGATTATGGTCTCATGGCCATCGCGAGGGGCTGCCCCGAATTGCAGGAACTCGTCCTGATCGGGATCAGTCCGACGGGGGCGAGCATGGATCACATCGCGAGCAGTTGCCGCGGTCTTGAGCGCCTGGCACTATGCGGCTGTGAGACCATTGGCGATGCCGAGATCGCTTGCATCGCTGCCAAGTGCACAGCTCTGAAGAAGCTGTGCATCAAAGGGTGCCCGGTCTCAGACCGTGGCTTGGAGGCACTCGCCGAGGGGAGCCCTAGCTTGATCAAGGTAAAGCTGAAGAGGTGCCGGGGGGTGACGCTGGAGGGCGTAGAGTGGTTAATGGCCGCCAGGGGAGGGCCGCTAGCTGTCAGCTTGGATGCAGTCGAGCTCCAGGAGCCGCATGTGAGCATGTGCGAGACTGGGATTCAGGAAAGTGGGATCGAGGAGCTCTCTGCTCTCACGGATGACATTGCGACGTTAGATCTTCCTTCAAGCAGTAATGATCAACCCACACTGTCAAAATCGCGGGTTAGGAGCTTCTTGGCATCTGCTGTCAGAAAATGGTCGAGTGGGGGTGGCAATTCTCACTAG